From Camelina sativa cultivar DH55 chromosome 5, Cs, whole genome shotgun sequence:
TCTTGTGAACTAAAGCATAGGTTAAAAAACTGTCGTTGGTAAACTTGAAAAACAGAGAGACCCGATGGCTTTTATGACAGTTTAATGTGTGTAAATAATACGCTTGTTAAAACTAAGACACCATGGTTTCTGTTTGATTTAAGTTATAACAAGTTAACATGTATGTGTTTGGATCATCAGGCGATTCCTTTGTCTTTCATGGAACATCTTGCTGATCCATTGCCAAACACAGCAAAGCTCCAAGGCACTGGAGGAAGAGATTGGACAGTGAGCATGAAGAAAATACGTGACGGTGTGTATTTTACAGCTGGATGGTCAAAGTTTGCACAGGACCATGAACTTGTGGACGGAGAGTACTTGACATTCGTGTATGATGGTAACCGAACCTTTGAAGTTAGTGTGTTCGGTCGTTTGGGTTGTAGAGAGACCAGAGCTGAAGCGGAGACACTAGAGCTTTCTGGTTCTAGTTCTGAttctgaagaagacgaagaagaaccTTCAACGGATGTTGAATATGACATTAGCTtaggtgaagatgaagaaatcagCCAGAGTCTTTCTCCGCTTGAGGAGGAAGAGACTGAATCTGATGCTGCTGCAGGTGTGATAgtcttttttttcaaagtatTTAAACATCGTTAATCCAAAAAGCTAGTATTGTTAAGcttgttttgtttcagtttttgaaGGGAACGTAGACATGAAAGCGCTAACTAATCCACATTTTCCAACTACCCTCAAGGACAGGAATACTGAACTGGTAAAAGACTTAAGATTCAGTTACTGtctctctctttactttcaTTGGGGTTCTTACATGTTGtggtggttttgttttgtgcagATTATTCCAGCCAGTGTTGTGAGAGAAAATGAGCTTATATTTGGTGATTCCGTAAAGTACATTGATGGTGAAGGGACCTTGGTAGGGCTTAGATGCAAATGGGCAGTTGATACGGTTCGTTTCAAAGGATGGAACAGGATTTGCAGAAGGAACAAACTTGAGAAACACCAAGATACTGTTGAATGCGAGCTTCTTCATGACCGAGAGAAAATGGTTCATTCCATCAGAGTCCACGTCATCCGCGGAACTGCTTGATCCTCTCATCACcataaccatcatcatcactatcaccATCATAATTATCATTAGTACTGTGACATGAGTTGCTATGACTTTTGTGTTCTTATGTTTCTTCTCAGGTTTTATCATAGTGGTAGTAGTACCTTCTTTATCCTCAAGAAAACTTATGAACTTATAGctgtttgtttcttgttatgTTTTGAATGCTAGTATTCCATAATGGGGACGAATCTTTAGTTTTCTCATAAAACTGAACGTAAGTTTTTATATCAGACTCATTACTTTATTACAGAATGAGGacaaatctttatttttctcaaacaaCTATCCCCTTTGTTTTATTAATCAGCCACCACCCTGAACTCTGAAATAGCTAACTCCTACGGATTACACCAATCTTACCCGCAAAAAGCTATCCTATATAAggatttttatttcttcaacCATAACTACGTACTCAAAATGAAGATCTTAGAAAATTGCTATAGCTGTCACTGAGAAGATGGTGAATCTGAATGCTCCATCTTCTCAGCTGATGCTGCTGCAGCAGAAGCAGCCTTATCTAATCCCAACTTCTGTAACTCGCTTAAGAATCCATCAAGGTCGCTTGAGGAGATCTTGTAAGGGCTGTGAGAAGGACCTGGAAACAAGT
This genomic window contains:
- the LOC104788445 gene encoding B3 domain-containing protein REM20-like translates to MAEHDDDVLLPRFFKLYVSHTASESFAIPLSFMEHLADPLPNTAKLQGTGGRDWTVSMKKIRDGVYFTAGWSKFAQDHELVDGEYLTFVYDGNRTFEVSVFGRLGCRETRAEAETLELSGSSSDSEEDEEEPSTDVEYDISLGEDEEISQSLSPLEEEETESDAAAVFEGNVDMKALTNPHFPTTLKDRNTELIIPASVVRENELIFGDSVKYIDGEGTLVGLRCKWAVDTVRFKGWNRICRRNKLEKHQDTVECELLHDREKMVHSIRVHVIRGTA